In Ochotona princeps isolate mOchPri1 chromosome 31, mOchPri1.hap1, whole genome shotgun sequence, a single window of DNA contains:
- the KANK1 gene encoding KN motif and ankyrin repeat domain-containing protein 1 isoform X1 produces MAHPTKVNGCASGTANDVLNGDHGKEQRDSYFVETPYGYQLDLDFLKYVDDIQKGNTIKKLNIQKRRKAAVPCTDAKATASQQAVWTSTESLSSSNSDDNKQCPGFLPARSQVTSTPISRPPAPLETSPSFLTIPENRQLPPPSPQLPSHNLHVTKTLMETRRRLEQERVTMQVTPGDFRRPRLASFGGMGSTSSLPSYMSSGNHNPTMHQLQNGYQGNGDYSGCIPAAAATSSMGSSIRHSPLSSGISTPVTNVSPMHLQHIREQMAIALKRLKELEEQVRTIPVLQVKISVLQEEKRQLASQLKNQRAMSQHDACGVRKRSYSAGNASQLDQLSRAPRSGGELYIDYDEGEMESAEQSSQRIKEFRQLTADMQALEQKIQDSSGEASWEPVENGQCAPREWRSVAAGGDEAMNDIVVYHRGSRACKDAAVGTVSETRNSGVSVTEAMLGVTTEADKEIELQQQTIEALKEKIYRLEVQLKETTHDREMTKLKQELQAAGLRKRADKATQAQPLVVNQMVEAVVQMREQVVGNHVDVVDIGVGTCTQTNSVGISCQPTQKDQVCGPELPMSCWVVKQRVDTCDQATGRTLETCDRSVSVEVGVCETGSNTEESVSDLMLLKTNLNLQEVRSIGCGDCSVDVVLSPPKEHASRGVNTEAAGRVEAAITAAPLTTDQHTSTVLQQVDQVTNTEAASFIDASTNTCLSTLDKQTSTWPVETRTVAAGEGRVKDINSSPKTRSVGVGTVLSGSSGLDRPSPVKTKESGVGQINVHDSYLVGLKMRTIACGPPPLTVVPAAAANRRSVGVGDEPVGDLTEKPQAQAAPPPPPGMMAGLDHYIERVQKLLAEQQTLLAENYSELAEAFGEPGSQIGSLNSQLISTLSSINSVMRSAGSEELRNRDPQNSLGRLPGSKLGCTCKCRGLQPGPLGAPTGSPDQDLGTPEERPFSSRSAFTTQEMSPSPVNLTDDQIAAGLYAGANNENTLKSIMKKDGSKDSNGAKKNLQFVGINGGYETTSSEDSSSDESSSSESDDECDALEYPPEEEEEEEEEEEEDTRGMAEGQHAVNMEGFKSARVEDEMQVPECEPEQVEIRERYELSEKMLSACNLLKNNINDPKALTSKDMRFCLNTLQHEWFRVSSQKSAVAAMVGDYITAFAAISPEVLRYVINMADGNGNTALHYSVSHSNFEIVKLLLDADVCNVDHQNKAGYTPIMLAALAAVEAERDMRVVEELFACGDVNAKASQAGQTALMLAVSHGRIDMVKGLLACGADVNIQDDEGSTALMCASEHGHVEIVKLLLAQPGCNGHLEDNDGSTALSIALEAGHKDIAVLLYAHVNFAKAQSPGTPRLGRKTSPGPTHRGSFD; encoded by the exons gaaCAGCAAATGATGTTCTGAATGGAGACCACGGCAAGGAGCAGAGAGACTCCTATTTCGTGGAGACCCCGTATGGGTACCAGCTAGATCTGGATTTTCTCAAATACGTGGATGACATCCAGAAGGGAAACACCATCAAGAAACTAAACATCCAGAAGAGGCGGAAGGCCGCCGTGCCATGCACAGACGCCAAGGCCACGGCCAGTCAGCAGGCTGTCTGGACTTCCACGGAATCCCTGTCCTCGTCCAACAGTGATGACAACAAGCAGTGCCCCGGCTTCCtcccagccagaagccaggtgacGTCCACGCCCATTTCCAGGCCACCTGCCCCACTGGAGACATCCCCTTCTTTCTTGACCATCCCCGAAAACCGACAGCTGCCACCTCCCTCACCCCAGCTCCCCAGCCACAACCTTCATGTCACCAAGACACTGatggagacccggagaaggcttGAGCAGGAGAGAGTCACCATGCAGGTGACGCCGGGGGACTTCCGGAGGCCCAGGCTGGCCAGCTTTGGAGGCATGGGCTCCACAAGCTCCCTGCCCTCCTATATGAGCTCCGGAAACCACAATCCCACCATGCACCAGCTTCAGAATGGTTACCAAGGCAACGGGGACTACAGCGGCTGCATCCCGGCAGCCGCGGCCACCTCCTCCATGGGGAGCTCCATCCGCCACAGCCCCCTAAGCTCAGGAATCTCCACCCCTGTGACCAACGTGAGCCCCATGCACCTGCAGCACATCCGGGAGCAGATGGCCATCGCTCTGAAACGCCTGAAGGAGCTCGAGGAGCAGGTGCGAACCATCCCCGTGCTCCAGGTCAAGATCTCCGTGTTGCAAGAGGAAAAAAGGCAGCTGGCCTCACAGCTGAAAAACCAAAGGGCTATGTCCCAGCACGATGCCTGCGGGGTGAGAAAGCGGTCCTACAGTGCGGGCAACGCCTCCCAGCTGGACCAGCTTTCCCGGGCCCCGAGAAGCGGCGGGGAGCTGTACATCGACTATGACGAGGGCGAGATGGAGAGCGCAGAGCAGAGCTCGCAGCGGATCAAGGAGTTCCGGCAGCTGACCGCGGACATGCAAGCCCTGGAACAGAAGATCCAGGACAGCAGTGGGGAGGCCTCCTGGGAGCCCGTGGAGAACGGACAGTGCGCGCCGCGAGAGTGGCGCTCGGTGGCGGCGGGCGGTGACGAGGCCATGAATGACATCGTGGTCTACCACAGAGGCTCCCGGGCCTGCAAGGACGCAGCCGTGGGGACAGTCAGCGAGACGCGGAATTCGGGGGTCAGCGTGACGGAGGCCATGCTCGGGGTGACTACGGAAGCTGACAAGGAGATTGAGCTGCAGCAGCAGACCATAGAAGCCCTCAAGGAGAAGATCTACCGCCTGGAAGTGCAGCTTAAGGAAACCACGCATGACCGCGAAATGACGAAGCTGAAACAGGAGCTGCAGGCGGCTGGGTTGAGGAAAAGGGCCGACAAGGCCACGCAGGCCCAGCCCCTGGTTGTCAACCAGATGGTGGAGGCAGTGGTCCAGATGCGAGAACAGGTGGTCGGCAATCACGTGGATGTAGTGGACATCGGTGTGGGGACTTGCACGCAGACGAATAGCGTGGGCATCTCCTGCCAGCCCACACAGAAGGATCAAGTGTGTGGGCCCGAGCTGCCCATGAGCTGCTGGGTTGTTAAACAGAGGGTGGACACGTGTGACCAGGCTACCGGAAGGACACTGGAGACCTGCGACCGGAGCGTGAGCGTGGAAGTCGGCGTGTGTGAAACGGGCAGCAACACGGAGGAGTCTGTCAGCGACCTGATGCTCCTCAAGACAAACTTGAACCTCCAAGAAGTGAGATCTATCGGCTGCGGAGACTGCTCCGTGGACGTGGTGCTCAGCCCTCCCAAGGAGCACGCCTCGCGTGGGGTGAACACCGAGGCCGCGGGCCGAGTGGAAGCTGCCATCACGGCCGCGCCGCTGACCACAGACCAGCACACCAGCACGGTTTTACAGCAGGTGGACCAGGTCACCAACACTGAGGCCGCCTCCTTCATCGACGCCTCCACCAACACCTGCCTCAGTACTTTGGACAAGCAGACCAGCACCTGGCCCGTGGAAACACGGACAGTGGCTGCTGGAGAAGGTCGCGTCAAGGACATCAACTCTTCCCCCAAGACGCGGTCCGTCGGAGTGGGGACCGTGCTTTCCGGCAGTTCTGGACTTGACAGGCCGTCGCCAGTGAAGACCAAGGAGTCGGGTGTCGGGCAGATCAATGTTCATGACAGCTATTTGGTGGGTCTCAAAATGAGGACCATAGCGTGCGGGCCCCCGCCGCTGACTGTGGTCCCAGCAGCCGCAGCCAACCGGAGGAGCGTGGGAGTCGGGGATGAGCCCGTTGGGGACTTGACAGAGaagccccaggcccaggctgctcctcctcctcctccaggcatGATGGCGGGCCTGGACCACTACATCGAGCGtgtccagaagctcctggcagagcagcagacGCTGCTGGCGGAGAACTACAGTGAGTTAGCGGAGGCATTCGGGGAGCCTGGCTCACAGATCGGCTCGCTCAACTCGCAGCTCATCAGCACCCTGTCCTCCATCAATTCCGTCATGAGGTCTGCAGGCAGCGAGGAGTTGAGGAACCGTGATCCACAGAACAGCCTGGGGAGGCTCCCAG GAAGTAAGCTGGGATGCACCTGCAAGTGCAGAGGTCTTCAGCCTGGACCTCTGGGGGCCCCGACGGGCTCGCCTGACCAGGACCTGGGCACCCCAGAAGAGAGGCCCTTCAGCAGCCGGAGTGCCTTCACCACTCAGGAAATGTCTCCCTCGCCCGTGAACCTGACTGATGACCAGATAGCCGCCGGACTCTATG CAGGTGCAAATAACGAAAACACACTGAAGTCCATCATGAAGAAAGACGGTAGCAAAGACTCCAACGGCGCAAAAAAGAATCTCCAGTTTGTTGGCATCAATGGAGG GTATGAAACAACTTCAAGTGAGGATTCGAGCTCAGATGAAAGTTCTTCTTCCGAGTCAGATGACGAATGTGATGCCCTTGAATACCCTcctgaagaagaggaggaggaagaggaggaggaggaggaagacactCGGGGAATGGCTGAAGGGCAACACGCAGTTAACATGGAAGGTTTCAAGTCCGCCAGGGTGGAAGATGAAATGCAGGTTCCGGAATGTGAACCTGAGCAGGTGGAAATCAGAGAGAG GTATGAATTAagtgaaaagatgttatctgcaTGCAACTTGCTGAAAAATAATATCAATGACCCCAAAGCCCTGACCAGCAAAGACATG CGCTTCTGTCTCAACACCCTGCAGCACGAGTGGTTCCGCGTGTCCAGCCAGAAGTCGGCCGTGGCCGCCATGGTGGGAGACTACATCACGGCCTTCGCCGCCATCTCGCCGGAAGTGCTGCGCTACGTCATCAACATGGCCGACGGCAACGGCAACACGGCGCTGCATTACAGCGTGTCCCACTCCAACTTCGAGATCGTGAAGCTGCTGCTGGACGCGG ATGTGTGCAACGTGGATCACCAGAACAAGGCGGGGTACACCCCCATCATGCTGGCCGCCCTCGCTGCAGTGGAGGCCGAGAGGGACATGCGGGTCGTGGAGGAGCTGTTCGCCTGTGGGGATGTCAACGCCAAAGCCAGTCAG GCGGGCCAGACGGCCCTCATGCTGGCGGTCAGCCACGGCCGGATCGACATGGTCAAGGGCCTGCTGGCCTGCGGGGCCGATGTCAACATCCAGGATGACGAGGGCTCCACCGCCCTGATGTGCGCCAGTGAGCACGGCCACGTGGAGATTGTCAAGCTGCTCCTAGCCCAACCGGGCTGCAACGGGCACCTGGAGGACAAC GATGGCAGCACTGCGCTCTCCATTGCCCTGGAGGCAGGGCACAAGGACATCGCCGTACTTCTCTACGCCCATGTCAACTTCGCCAAGGCCCAGTCTCCG GGCACCCCTAGGCTCGGAAGGAAGACGTCTCCCGGTCCCACCCACCGAGGCTCATTCGACTGA
- the KANK1 gene encoding KN motif and ankyrin repeat domain-containing protein 1 isoform X2, with translation MAHPTKVNGCASGTANDVLNGDHGKEQRDSYFVETPYGYQLDLDFLKYVDDIQKGNTIKKLNIQKRRKAAVPCTDAKATASQQAVWTSTESLSSSNSDDNKQCPGFLPARSQVTSTPISRPPAPLETSPSFLTIPENRQLPPPSPQLPSHNLHVTKTLMETRRRLEQERVTMQVTPGDFRRPRLASFGGMGSTSSLPSYMSSGNHNPTMHQLQNGYQGNGDYSGCIPAAAATSSMGSSIRHSPLSSGISTPVTNVSPMHLQHIREQMAIALKRLKELEEQVRTIPVLQVKISVLQEEKRQLASQLKNQRAMSQHDACGVRKRSYSAGNASQLDQLSRAPRSGGELYIDYDEGEMESAEQSSQRIKEFRQLTADMQALEQKIQDSSGEASWEPVENGQCAPREWRSVAAGGDEAMNDIVVYHRGSRACKDAAVGTVSETRNSGVSVTEAMLGVTTEADKEIELQQQTIEALKEKIYRLEVQLKETTHDREMTKLKQELQAAGLRKRADKATQAQPLVVNQMVEAVVQMREQVVGNHVDVVDIGVGTCTQTNSVGISCQPTQKDQVCGPELPMSCWVVKQRVDTCDQATGRTLETCDRSVSVEVGVCETGSNTEESVSDLMLLKTNLNLQEVRSIGCGDCSVDVVLSPPKEHASRGVNTEAAGRVEAAITAAPLTTDQHTSTVLQQVDQVTNTEAASFIDASTNTCLSTLDKQTSTWPVETRTVAAGEGRVKDINSSPKTRSVGVGTVLSGSSGLDRPSPVKTKESGVGQINVHDSYLVGLKMRTIACGPPPLTVVPAAAANRRSVGVGDEPVGDLTEKPQAQAAPPPPPGMMAGLDHYIERVQKLLAEQQTLLAENYSELAEAFGEPGSQIGSLNSQLISTLSSINSVMRSAGSEELRNRDPQNSLGRLPGSKLGCTCKCRGLQPGPLGAPTGSPDQDLGTPEERPFSSRSAFTTQEMSPSPVNLTDDQIAAGLYAGANNENTLKSIMKKDGSKDSNGAKKNLQFVGINGGYELSEKMLSACNLLKNNINDPKALTSKDMRFCLNTLQHEWFRVSSQKSAVAAMVGDYITAFAAISPEVLRYVINMADGNGNTALHYSVSHSNFEIVKLLLDADVCNVDHQNKAGYTPIMLAALAAVEAERDMRVVEELFACGDVNAKASQAGQTALMLAVSHGRIDMVKGLLACGADVNIQDDEGSTALMCASEHGHVEIVKLLLAQPGCNGHLEDNDGSTALSIALEAGHKDIAVLLYAHVNFAKAQSPGTPRLGRKTSPGPTHRGSFD, from the exons gaaCAGCAAATGATGTTCTGAATGGAGACCACGGCAAGGAGCAGAGAGACTCCTATTTCGTGGAGACCCCGTATGGGTACCAGCTAGATCTGGATTTTCTCAAATACGTGGATGACATCCAGAAGGGAAACACCATCAAGAAACTAAACATCCAGAAGAGGCGGAAGGCCGCCGTGCCATGCACAGACGCCAAGGCCACGGCCAGTCAGCAGGCTGTCTGGACTTCCACGGAATCCCTGTCCTCGTCCAACAGTGATGACAACAAGCAGTGCCCCGGCTTCCtcccagccagaagccaggtgacGTCCACGCCCATTTCCAGGCCACCTGCCCCACTGGAGACATCCCCTTCTTTCTTGACCATCCCCGAAAACCGACAGCTGCCACCTCCCTCACCCCAGCTCCCCAGCCACAACCTTCATGTCACCAAGACACTGatggagacccggagaaggcttGAGCAGGAGAGAGTCACCATGCAGGTGACGCCGGGGGACTTCCGGAGGCCCAGGCTGGCCAGCTTTGGAGGCATGGGCTCCACAAGCTCCCTGCCCTCCTATATGAGCTCCGGAAACCACAATCCCACCATGCACCAGCTTCAGAATGGTTACCAAGGCAACGGGGACTACAGCGGCTGCATCCCGGCAGCCGCGGCCACCTCCTCCATGGGGAGCTCCATCCGCCACAGCCCCCTAAGCTCAGGAATCTCCACCCCTGTGACCAACGTGAGCCCCATGCACCTGCAGCACATCCGGGAGCAGATGGCCATCGCTCTGAAACGCCTGAAGGAGCTCGAGGAGCAGGTGCGAACCATCCCCGTGCTCCAGGTCAAGATCTCCGTGTTGCAAGAGGAAAAAAGGCAGCTGGCCTCACAGCTGAAAAACCAAAGGGCTATGTCCCAGCACGATGCCTGCGGGGTGAGAAAGCGGTCCTACAGTGCGGGCAACGCCTCCCAGCTGGACCAGCTTTCCCGGGCCCCGAGAAGCGGCGGGGAGCTGTACATCGACTATGACGAGGGCGAGATGGAGAGCGCAGAGCAGAGCTCGCAGCGGATCAAGGAGTTCCGGCAGCTGACCGCGGACATGCAAGCCCTGGAACAGAAGATCCAGGACAGCAGTGGGGAGGCCTCCTGGGAGCCCGTGGAGAACGGACAGTGCGCGCCGCGAGAGTGGCGCTCGGTGGCGGCGGGCGGTGACGAGGCCATGAATGACATCGTGGTCTACCACAGAGGCTCCCGGGCCTGCAAGGACGCAGCCGTGGGGACAGTCAGCGAGACGCGGAATTCGGGGGTCAGCGTGACGGAGGCCATGCTCGGGGTGACTACGGAAGCTGACAAGGAGATTGAGCTGCAGCAGCAGACCATAGAAGCCCTCAAGGAGAAGATCTACCGCCTGGAAGTGCAGCTTAAGGAAACCACGCATGACCGCGAAATGACGAAGCTGAAACAGGAGCTGCAGGCGGCTGGGTTGAGGAAAAGGGCCGACAAGGCCACGCAGGCCCAGCCCCTGGTTGTCAACCAGATGGTGGAGGCAGTGGTCCAGATGCGAGAACAGGTGGTCGGCAATCACGTGGATGTAGTGGACATCGGTGTGGGGACTTGCACGCAGACGAATAGCGTGGGCATCTCCTGCCAGCCCACACAGAAGGATCAAGTGTGTGGGCCCGAGCTGCCCATGAGCTGCTGGGTTGTTAAACAGAGGGTGGACACGTGTGACCAGGCTACCGGAAGGACACTGGAGACCTGCGACCGGAGCGTGAGCGTGGAAGTCGGCGTGTGTGAAACGGGCAGCAACACGGAGGAGTCTGTCAGCGACCTGATGCTCCTCAAGACAAACTTGAACCTCCAAGAAGTGAGATCTATCGGCTGCGGAGACTGCTCCGTGGACGTGGTGCTCAGCCCTCCCAAGGAGCACGCCTCGCGTGGGGTGAACACCGAGGCCGCGGGCCGAGTGGAAGCTGCCATCACGGCCGCGCCGCTGACCACAGACCAGCACACCAGCACGGTTTTACAGCAGGTGGACCAGGTCACCAACACTGAGGCCGCCTCCTTCATCGACGCCTCCACCAACACCTGCCTCAGTACTTTGGACAAGCAGACCAGCACCTGGCCCGTGGAAACACGGACAGTGGCTGCTGGAGAAGGTCGCGTCAAGGACATCAACTCTTCCCCCAAGACGCGGTCCGTCGGAGTGGGGACCGTGCTTTCCGGCAGTTCTGGACTTGACAGGCCGTCGCCAGTGAAGACCAAGGAGTCGGGTGTCGGGCAGATCAATGTTCATGACAGCTATTTGGTGGGTCTCAAAATGAGGACCATAGCGTGCGGGCCCCCGCCGCTGACTGTGGTCCCAGCAGCCGCAGCCAACCGGAGGAGCGTGGGAGTCGGGGATGAGCCCGTTGGGGACTTGACAGAGaagccccaggcccaggctgctcctcctcctcctccaggcatGATGGCGGGCCTGGACCACTACATCGAGCGtgtccagaagctcctggcagagcagcagacGCTGCTGGCGGAGAACTACAGTGAGTTAGCGGAGGCATTCGGGGAGCCTGGCTCACAGATCGGCTCGCTCAACTCGCAGCTCATCAGCACCCTGTCCTCCATCAATTCCGTCATGAGGTCTGCAGGCAGCGAGGAGTTGAGGAACCGTGATCCACAGAACAGCCTGGGGAGGCTCCCAG GAAGTAAGCTGGGATGCACCTGCAAGTGCAGAGGTCTTCAGCCTGGACCTCTGGGGGCCCCGACGGGCTCGCCTGACCAGGACCTGGGCACCCCAGAAGAGAGGCCCTTCAGCAGCCGGAGTGCCTTCACCACTCAGGAAATGTCTCCCTCGCCCGTGAACCTGACTGATGACCAGATAGCCGCCGGACTCTATG CAGGTGCAAATAACGAAAACACACTGAAGTCCATCATGAAGAAAGACGGTAGCAAAGACTCCAACGGCGCAAAAAAGAATCTCCAGTTTGTTGGCATCAATGGAGG GTATGAATTAagtgaaaagatgttatctgcaTGCAACTTGCTGAAAAATAATATCAATGACCCCAAAGCCCTGACCAGCAAAGACATG CGCTTCTGTCTCAACACCCTGCAGCACGAGTGGTTCCGCGTGTCCAGCCAGAAGTCGGCCGTGGCCGCCATGGTGGGAGACTACATCACGGCCTTCGCCGCCATCTCGCCGGAAGTGCTGCGCTACGTCATCAACATGGCCGACGGCAACGGCAACACGGCGCTGCATTACAGCGTGTCCCACTCCAACTTCGAGATCGTGAAGCTGCTGCTGGACGCGG ATGTGTGCAACGTGGATCACCAGAACAAGGCGGGGTACACCCCCATCATGCTGGCCGCCCTCGCTGCAGTGGAGGCCGAGAGGGACATGCGGGTCGTGGAGGAGCTGTTCGCCTGTGGGGATGTCAACGCCAAAGCCAGTCAG GCGGGCCAGACGGCCCTCATGCTGGCGGTCAGCCACGGCCGGATCGACATGGTCAAGGGCCTGCTGGCCTGCGGGGCCGATGTCAACATCCAGGATGACGAGGGCTCCACCGCCCTGATGTGCGCCAGTGAGCACGGCCACGTGGAGATTGTCAAGCTGCTCCTAGCCCAACCGGGCTGCAACGGGCACCTGGAGGACAAC GATGGCAGCACTGCGCTCTCCATTGCCCTGGAGGCAGGGCACAAGGACATCGCCGTACTTCTCTACGCCCATGTCAACTTCGCCAAGGCCCAGTCTCCG GGCACCCCTAGGCTCGGAAGGAAGACGTCTCCCGGTCCCACCCACCGAGGCTCATTCGACTGA